Proteins co-encoded in one Mycobacterium mantenii genomic window:
- a CDS encoding DUF881 domain-containing protein produces the protein MADVDRLLGGYDPNAGHGAHVASRPKRIPVPSLLRALLSEHLDPGYAAAAAKRSAANEPRSGRQRVFGWLWQALAALLIATVFAAAVAQARSVAPGVRTAQQLLLGNVRSTEGSAAALSRRRSELSARVDDVQRHALADDAEGQRLLKRLDALSLAAASTAVIGPGLKVTVTDPGASPNLSDVSKQRVSGSRQIILDRDLQLLVNSLWASGAEAISVGGVRIGPNVTIRQAGGAILVDNNPTSSPYTVLAIGPPRSMRDVFDNSPGMQRLRLLQMSYGVVVTVDVADGLSLPAGSIRDVKFAKQIGPQ, from the coding sequence ATGGCTGACGTGGACCGCCTGCTCGGCGGCTACGACCCCAATGCCGGTCACGGCGCGCACGTGGCGTCGCGGCCCAAACGCATCCCGGTGCCGTCCCTGTTGCGCGCGTTGCTGTCCGAGCACCTCGATCCGGGCTATGCCGCGGCGGCGGCCAAGCGCAGCGCCGCCAACGAACCGCGCAGCGGACGCCAGCGTGTGTTCGGTTGGCTCTGGCAGGCGTTGGCGGCGCTGCTGATCGCGACGGTCTTCGCCGCCGCGGTCGCGCAGGCCCGCTCGGTGGCTCCCGGGGTGCGCACCGCCCAGCAACTGCTCCTGGGCAATGTGCGGTCGACGGAGGGCTCCGCGGCCGCGTTGAGCCGACGGCGCAGCGAGCTGTCGGCGCGGGTCGACGACGTGCAGCGCCACGCCCTGGCCGACGACGCCGAGGGGCAGCGGCTGCTGAAACGCCTTGACGCGCTGAGCCTGGCCGCGGCCAGCACGGCGGTCATCGGGCCCGGTCTGAAGGTGACCGTGACCGATCCCGGTGCCAGCCCGAACCTCTCCGACGTGTCCAAGCAGCGTGTCAGCGGCAGCAGGCAGATCATCCTGGACCGCGATTTGCAGTTGCTGGTCAACTCGTTGTGGGCGAGCGGCGCCGAGGCCATTTCCGTCGGCGGCGTGCGGATCGGGCCGAATGTGACCATCCGGCAGGCCGGCGGCGCGATCCTGGTCGACAACAACCCGACCAGCAGCCCCTACACGGTGTTGGCGATCGGGCCGCCGCGCTCGATGCGCGACGTCTTCGACAACAGCCCCGGCATGCAGCGCCTGAGGCTGCTGCAGATGTCCTACGGCGTCGTGGTTACGGTGGACGTCGCCGACGGTCTTTCGCTGCCTGCCGGATCCATCCGGGATGTCAAGTTCGCCAAGCAGATTGGGCCACAGTGA
- a CDS encoding small basic family protein, whose amino-acid sequence MIGIAALAIGIVLGLVFHPAVPEVVQPYLPIAVVAALDAVFGGLRAYLERIFDPKVFVISFVFNVFVAALIVYVGDQLGVGTQLSTAIIVVLGIRIFGNAAALRRRLFGA is encoded by the coding sequence ATGATCGGTATCGCAGCCCTGGCGATCGGCATCGTGCTTGGCCTGGTCTTTCACCCCGCGGTGCCAGAAGTCGTCCAGCCCTATCTGCCGATCGCGGTGGTCGCGGCGCTGGACGCGGTGTTCGGTGGTTTACGCGCATATCTGGAACGGATCTTTGACCCGAAAGTCTTCGTTATTTCGTTCGTATTCAACGTCTTCGTGGCCGCCCTGATCGTCTACGTCGGCGATCAATTGGGTGTGGGCACGCAGTTGTCCACGGCCATCATCGTGGTGCTGGGTATCCGCATCTTCGGCAATGCCGCCGCCCTGCGCCGTCGGCTGTTCGGGGCATAA
- the secA2 gene encoding accessory Sec system translocase SecA2: MPKTTRAQPGRLSSRFWKLLGASTEKDRSRSLTQVTDSSEYDDEAAGLTDEQLRKAAGLLNLDDLAESEDIPQFLAIAREGGERTTGLRPFDVQLLGALRMLAGDVIEMATGEGKTLAGVIAAAGYALAGRHVHVVTINDYLARRDAEWMGPVIEAMGLTVGWITAESTSEERRTAYGCDVTYASVNEIGFDVLRDQLVTDVADLVSPNPDVALIDEADSVLVDEALVPLVLAGTTHRETPRLEIIKLAGQLEAGTDYDTDADSRNVHLTEVGARKVEKALGGIDLYSEEHVGTTLTEMNVALHAHVLLQRDVHYIVRDDAVHLINASRGRIAQLQRWPDGLQAAVEAKEGIETTETGEVLDTITVQALINRYATVCGMTGTALAAGEQLRQFYKLGVSPIPPNKPNIREDESDRVYITGAAKNDAIVAHIAEVNETGQPVLVGTRDVAESEDLHERLLRRGVPAVVLNAKNDAEEAQVIAEAGKFGVVTVSTQMAGRGTDIRLGGSDEADHDRVAELGGLHVVGTGRHHTQRLDNQLRGRAGRQGDPGSSVFFSSWEDDVVAANLDHNKLPVDTDDDGRIVSPKAAGMLDHAQRVAEGRMLDVHANTWRYNQLIAQQRAIIVDRRNTLLRNPTAREELAELAPKRYEELAETEGISEERLEVICRQIMLYHLDRGWADHLAYLADIRESIHLRALGRQNPLDEFHRLAVDAFASLAADAVEAAQQTFETANILEEEQGLDLSKLARPTSTWTYMVNDNPLADDTLSTLSLPGVFR; encoded by the coding sequence GTGCCTAAGACGACCCGCGCTCAACCCGGCCGGCTGAGCAGCCGCTTTTGGAAGCTGCTCGGCGCCAGCACCGAAAAGGACCGCAGCCGCTCGCTCACCCAGGTCACCGACTCGTCGGAGTACGACGACGAGGCGGCCGGTCTGACCGACGAGCAGCTGCGCAAAGCGGCCGGGCTGCTCAACCTCGACGACCTCGCGGAGTCCGAAGACATCCCGCAGTTCCTCGCCATCGCGCGGGAGGGGGGCGAGCGGACGACCGGGTTGCGGCCGTTCGACGTTCAGCTGCTGGGGGCGTTGCGCATGCTGGCCGGCGACGTGATCGAGATGGCCACCGGTGAAGGCAAGACGCTGGCCGGTGTGATCGCCGCGGCCGGATACGCGCTGGCCGGACGGCATGTGCACGTGGTGACGATAAACGACTACCTGGCCCGTCGTGACGCGGAGTGGATGGGCCCTGTCATCGAGGCCATGGGGTTGACCGTCGGGTGGATCACCGCCGAGTCGACCAGCGAGGAACGCAGAACGGCGTACGGCTGCGACGTCACCTACGCGTCGGTCAACGAGATCGGTTTCGACGTGCTCCGCGATCAGCTGGTGACCGACGTCGCCGACCTGGTATCGCCGAACCCGGACGTGGCCCTGATCGACGAGGCCGACTCGGTGCTGGTCGACGAGGCGCTGGTGCCCCTGGTGTTGGCGGGAACCACCCACCGGGAGACGCCGCGGCTGGAGATCATCAAGCTGGCCGGCCAGCTGGAGGCGGGCACCGATTACGACACCGACGCCGACAGCCGCAACGTTCACCTGACCGAGGTCGGTGCCCGCAAGGTCGAAAAGGCACTCGGCGGGATCGACCTGTACTCCGAGGAACACGTCGGCACGACCCTGACCGAGATGAACGTCGCGCTGCACGCGCACGTGCTGCTGCAGCGCGACGTGCACTACATCGTCCGCGACGACGCCGTGCACCTGATCAACGCGTCGCGTGGGCGCATCGCGCAGCTGCAACGCTGGCCGGACGGCCTGCAGGCCGCGGTCGAGGCCAAGGAGGGCATCGAGACCACCGAGACGGGTGAGGTGCTCGACACCATCACCGTGCAGGCGCTGATCAACCGCTACGCGACGGTGTGCGGCATGACCGGCACCGCGCTGGCCGCCGGCGAGCAGCTGCGCCAGTTCTACAAGCTCGGCGTGTCCCCGATTCCGCCGAACAAGCCCAACATTCGCGAAGACGAGTCGGACCGGGTGTACATCACCGGCGCCGCCAAGAACGACGCGATCGTGGCGCACATCGCCGAGGTGAACGAGACCGGGCAGCCGGTGCTGGTGGGCACCCGCGACGTGGCCGAATCCGAGGACCTGCACGAGCGGCTGCTGCGCCGCGGCGTGCCGGCGGTGGTGCTGAACGCCAAGAACGACGCCGAGGAGGCCCAGGTCATCGCCGAGGCCGGCAAGTTCGGCGTGGTCACCGTCTCGACCCAGATGGCCGGTCGCGGCACCGACATCCGCCTGGGTGGCTCCGACGAAGCCGACCACGACCGGGTCGCCGAGCTGGGCGGGCTGCACGTCGTCGGGACCGGGCGGCACCACACCCAGCGCCTGGACAACCAGCTGCGCGGGCGTGCCGGGCGGCAGGGCGATCCGGGGTCGTCGGTGTTCTTCTCGAGTTGGGAAGACGACGTGGTGGCGGCCAACCTCGACCACAACAAGTTGCCGGTGGACACCGACGACGACGGCAGGATCGTCAGCCCCAAGGCGGCGGGCATGCTCGACCACGCCCAGCGCGTGGCCGAGGGCCGCATGCTGGACGTGCACGCGAACACCTGGCGGTACAACCAGCTGATCGCCCAGCAGCGCGCCATCATCGTCGATCGGCGTAACACGTTGCTGCGCAACCCAACCGCGCGTGAGGAACTCGCCGAACTGGCGCCCAAGCGCTACGAGGAGCTGGCCGAGACCGAAGGCATCTCCGAAGAACGGCTCGAGGTCATCTGCCGGCAGATCATGCTCTATCACCTTGATCGCGGCTGGGCGGACCATCTGGCGTATCTGGCCGACATCCGCGAGAGCATTCATCTGCGGGCGCTGGGGCGGCAGAACCCGCTGGACGAGTTTCACCGGTTGGCCGTCGACGCGTTCGCCTCGCTGGCCGCGGACGCGGTCGAGGCGGCGCAGCAGACGTTCGAAACCGCAAACATCCTCGAAGAGGAGCAGGGCCTGGACCTGTCCAAGCTGGCCAGGCCGACGTCGACGTGGACTTACATGGTCAACGACAACCCGCTGGCGGACGACACGCTGTCCACCCTGAGCCTGCCCGGGGTCTTCCGCTAG
- a CDS encoding CDP-alcohol phosphatidyltransferase family protein — protein MEPVLPPNRVLTVPNVLSVVRLALIPVFVYALLVAHANGWAVAILMFSGASDWADGKIARLLDQSSRLGVLLDPAVDRLYMVAVPIVLAISGIVPWWFVIVLLARDGLLAATLPLLWSRGLSALPVTYIGKAATFALMSGFPLVLLGTWDALWSRVIGACGWAFLIWGMYAYLWAFVQYAVQMTLVLRRMPKVDRGSRPSAAARVADHG, from the coding sequence ATGGAGCCGGTGCTTCCGCCCAATCGGGTGCTGACGGTGCCCAACGTGCTCAGCGTTGTCCGCCTCGCGCTGATCCCGGTGTTCGTCTACGCCCTGCTGGTCGCGCATGCCAACGGGTGGGCGGTCGCAATCCTGATGTTCAGCGGCGCCTCGGACTGGGCCGACGGCAAGATCGCCCGGCTGCTGGACCAGTCCTCGCGGCTCGGTGTTCTGCTGGATCCGGCGGTCGACCGCCTCTACATGGTGGCCGTGCCCATCGTGCTGGCGATCAGCGGGATCGTGCCGTGGTGGTTCGTCATCGTCCTGCTCGCGCGCGACGGTCTGTTGGCAGCGACGCTGCCGCTGCTGTGGAGTCGCGGATTGTCGGCGCTGCCGGTGACCTACATCGGCAAGGCGGCGACGTTCGCGTTGATGTCCGGCTTTCCGCTGGTGCTGCTGGGCACTTGGGACGCGCTGTGGAGCCGCGTGATCGGCGCCTGTGGGTGGGCCTTCCTGATCTGGGGGATGTATGCCTACCTGTGGGCGTTCGTGCAGTATGCCGTGCAGATGACTCTCGTGCTGCGACGCATGCCCAAGGTCGACCGCGGTTCTCGTCCGTCGGCCGCGGCGAGGGTGGCCGACCATGGCTGA